The Lathyrus oleraceus cultivar Zhongwan6 chromosome 5, CAAS_Psat_ZW6_1.0, whole genome shotgun sequence genome includes the window cgtcgggagccacaagagaaacaccttcgagagcaGCAAGAGGACACCATCatcgggagccacaagagaaacaccttcgagagccGCAAGAGGAACGCCGCCGGGAGTGCCTCCCAACCCTAGCATTTCATCTGCCAAGCGAGGTGGTCCACTCAACAGAATGGAGAGTTTTGGATCATCCTTGTGCATCCGACGCCATTTTTGCTAAacatatcaaaatggaaaataaaaacacaaaacagtgacaaaactgatctcagtaaaagcaaaaattaaactctaataaaagaaataaatttATGGCGATAAAAAATATTTACCCGTAGCACCTCTGTTTTGGTATCCGATGGAAACCGGAAATCCTCGTCAGCGAAGATTCTTGTCCATTTCTTGCTATGGTCGTTATGGCGATAAACGCCATGTTTCAGATCGAGTTCGAGTTGCGGAGTAAACACAAATGGTGCGGCGCGTTGTTGACTTTCAGCCATTAGGGTTCTTGAAAGTCAAAGAGGTTTAGATTTCCataggttcaacatcaaaatcaaacaaatgaatataaccacaaagaaattcacaacactgaaatagcaaaatggaaaaggtatagacatacttgagatgaagatcatcggaagccacaagaggaagatcattgggaggaggaggaggaggaacccTGTCGGGAGCCGTAAGAGGACTGCCGTCGGGAGAGAGAGGACGAAtgtcgtcgggaggaggaggaacACCGACGAGAGCCACAAGAGGAAAGTCGTTGGGAGGAGGAGTACCCCGTTGGAACCGCAAGATAAACACTGACAGGAGCAGCAAGTGGAACGCCGACGGAGACACAAGAACACCTTCAAGAGAAGCAAGAGGAACACTGTCAGGAGCCACAAGAGTAACACCTTCGGGATCCGCAAGAGGAACACCGTCGGGAGTGCCTCCCAACCCTAGCATTTCATACGCCAAGCGAGATGGTCCACTCAAAAGAATGGAGAGTTTTGGATCATCCTTGCGCATCCGACGCCATTTTTgctatacatatcaaaatggaaaataaaacacaaaacagtgacaaaactgatctcagtaaaagcaaaaattaaagtctaataaaagaaataaagttatggCGATAAAAAATCATTACCCGTAGCACCTCTATTTTGGTATCCGGTGGAAATCGGAAATCCTCGTCAGTGATGATTCTTGTCCATTTCTTGCTATGGCTGTTATGACGATAAACGCCATGTTTCAGATCGAGTTCGAGTTGCGGAGTAAACACAAATGGTGCGGCGCGTTGTTGACGTTGAGCCATTAGGGTTCTTGAAAGTCAAAGAGGTTTAGATTTCCataggttcaacatcaaaatcaaacaaatgaatataaCTACAAAAGAAATTCACAACACTGAAATAGCAAAATGGAAAAGGTATAGACATACCTGAGATGAAGATCATCGGAAGCCACAAGAGGAAGATCAttgggaggaggaggaggaggaacccCATCGGGAGCCGTAAGAGGACTGCCGTCGGAGGAGGAGGACGAATGTCGTTCGGAGGAGGAGGAACACCGACGAGAGCCACAAGAGGAAAGCCGTTTTTGAGAGGAGTAACATTGTCGGGAGCCGCAAGAGAAACACTGACAGTAGCAGCAgaggaacgccgtcgggagccacaagagaaacaccttcgagagcagcaagaggaacaccgtcgggagccacaagagaaacaccttcgagagccgcaagaggaacaccgccggagtgcctcccaaccctagcatttcatccgccaagcgagatggtccactcaaagaatggagagttttggatcatccttgtgcatccgacgccatttttgctatacatatcaaaatggaaaataaaaacccaaacagtgacaaaactgatctcagtaaaagcaaaattaaactctaataaaGAAATAAATTTATGGCGATAAAAAATATTACCCGTAGCACCTCTGTTTTGGTATCCGGTGGAAATCGGAAATCCTCGTCAGCGAAGATTCTTGTCCATTTCTTGCTATGGTCGTTATGGCGATAAACGCCATGTTTCAGATCGAGTTCGAGTTGCGGAGTAAACACAAATGGTGCGGCGCGTTGTTGACTTTCAGCCATTAGGGTTCTTGAAAGTCAAAGAGGTTTAGATTTCCataggttcaacatcaaaatcaaacaaatgaatataaccacaaagaaattcacaacactgaaatagcaaaatggaaaaggtatagacatacctgagatgaagatcatcggaagccacaagaggaagatcattgggaggaggaggaggaggaaccccgtcgggagccgtaagaggactgccgtcgggaggaggaggacgaatgtcgtcgggaggaggaggaacACCGACGAGAGCCACAAGAGGAAAGTCGTTGGGAGAAGGAGTAACACCGTTGGAACCGCAAGATAAACACTGACAGGAGCAGCAAGTGGAACGCCGACGGGAGACACAAGAGAACACCTTCAAGAGAAGCAAGAGGAACACTGTCAGGAGCCACAAGAGTAACACCTTCGGGATCCGCAAGAGGAACACCGTCGGGAGTGCCTCCCAACCCTAGCATTTCATACGCCAAGCGAGATGGTCCACTCAAAAGAATGGAGAGTTTTGGATCATCCTTGCGCATCTGACGCCATATTTTctatacatatcaaaatggaaaataaaaacacaaacagtgacaaaactgatctcagtaaaagcaaaaattaaGTCTAATAAAGAAATAAAGTTATGGCGATAAAAAATCATTACCCGTAGTACCTCTAATTTTGTATCCGGTGGAAATCGGAAATCCTCGTCAGTGATGATTCTTGTCCATTTCTTGCTATGGCTGTTATGACGATAAACGCCATGTTTCAGATCGAGTTCGAGTTGCGGGGTAAACACAAATGGTGCGGCGCGTTGTTGATGTTGAGCCATTAGGGTTCTTGAAAGTCAAAGAGGTTTAGATTTCCataggttcaacatcaaaatcaaacaaatgaatataaccacaaaGAAATTCACAGCACTGAAATAGAAAAATGGAAAAGGTACAAACATACCTGAGATGAAGATCATCGGAAGCCACAAGAGGAAGATCATTGGGAGGAGGATGAGGAGGAACCCCATCGGGAGCCGTAAGAGGACTGCCGTCGGGGAGGAGGACGAATTGTCGGGGGAGAGGGAACACCGACGGGAGCCACAAGAGGAAAGCCGTTGGAGGAAGAGTAACGTCGTCGGGAGCCGCAAGAGAACACTAACAGGAGCAGCAAGAAGAACGCCGTTcggagccacaagagaaacaccttcgagagcagcaagaggaacccacttcgggagccacaagagaaacaccttcaAGAGCCGCAAGAGGAACACCGTCGGGAATGCCTCCCAACCCTAGCATTTCATACGCCAAGCGAGATGGTCCACTCAAAAGAATGGAGAGTTTTGGATCATCCTTGCGCATCCGACGCCATTTTgctatacatatcaaaatggaaaataaaatacaaaacagtgacaaaactgatctcagtaaaagcaaaaattaaactctaataaaagaaataaagttatggCGATAAAAAATCATTACCCGTAGCACCTCTGTTTGGTATCCGTGGAAATCGGAAATCCTCGTCAGCGATGATTCTTGTCCATTTCTTGCTATGGCTGTTATGGCGATAAACGCCATGTTTCAGATCGAGTTCGAGTTGCGGAGTAAACACAAATGGTGCGGCGCGTTGTTGACGTTGAGCCATTGGGTTCTTGAAAGTCAAAGAGGTTTAGATTTCCataggttcaacatcaaaatcaaacaaatgaatataaCTACAAAGAAATTCACAACACTGAAATAGCAAAATGAAAAGGTATAGACATACCTGAGATGAAGATCATCGGAAGCCACAAGAGGAAGATCAttgggaggaggaggaggaggaacccCATCGGGAGCCGTAAGAGGACTGCCGTCGGGAGGAGGAGGACGAATGTTGTCGGGAGGAGGAGGAACACCGACGAGCCACATGAGGAAAGCCGTTTGTAGGAGGAGTAACATTGTCGGGAGCCGCAAGAGAAACACTGACAGgagcagcaagaggaacgccgtcgggagccacaagagaaacaccttcgagagcagcaagaggaacaccatcgggagccacaagagaaacaccttcgagagccGCAAGAGGAACCCCCGCCGGAGTGCCTCCCAACCCTAGCATTTCATCCGCCAAGCGAGATGGTCCACTCAACAGAATGGAGAGTTTTGGATCATCCTTGTGCATCCGACGCCATTTTTGCTAAacatatcaaaatggaaaataaaaacacaaaacagtgacaaaactgatctcagtaaaagcaaaaattaaactctaataaaagaaataaatttATGGCGATAAAAAATATTTACTCTTAGCACCTCTGTTTTGGTATCCGGTGGAAATCGGAAATCCTCGTCAGCGAAGATTCTTGTCCATTTCTTGCTATGGTCGTTATGGCGATAAACGCCATGTTTCAGATCGAGTTCGAGTTGCGGAGTAAACACAAATGGTGCGGCGCGTTGTTGACTTTCAGCCATTAGGGTTCTTGAAAGTCAAAGAGGTTTAGATTTCCataggttcaacatcaaaatcaaacaaatgaatataaccacaaagaaattcacaacactgaaatagcaaaatggaaaaggtatagacatacctgagatgaagatcatcggaagccacaagaggaagatcattgggaggaggaggaggaggaaccccgtcgggagccgtaagaggactgccgtcgggaggaggaggacgaatgtcgtcgggaggaggaggaacACCGACGAGAGCCACAAGAGGAAAGTCGTTGGGAGGAGGAGTAACGCCGTTGGGAACCGCAAGATAAACACTGACAGGAGCAGCAAGTGGAACGCCGACGGGAGACACAAGAGAACACCTTCAAGAGAAGCAAGAGGAACACTGTCAGGAGCCACAAGAGTAACACCTTCGGGATCCGCAAGAGGAACACCGTCGGGAGTGCCTCCCAACCCTAGCATTTCATACGCCAAGCGAGATGGTCCACTCAAAGAATGGAGAGTTTTGGATCATCCTTGCGCATCCGCCGTATTTTctatacatatcaaaatggaaaataaaaacacaaaacagtgacaaaactgatctcagtaaaagcaaaaattaaagtctaataaaagaaataaagttatggCGATAAAAAATCATTACCCGTAGCACCTCTATTTTGGTATCCGGTGGAAATCGGAAATCCTCGTCAGTGATGATTCTTGTCCATTTCTTGCTATGGCTGTTATGACGATAAACGCCATCTTTCAGATCGAGTTCGAGTTGCGGAGTAAACACAAATGGTGCGGCGCGTTGTTGACGTTGAGCCATTAGGGTTCTTGAAAGTCAAAGAGGTTTAGATTTCCataggttcaacatcaaaatcaaacaaatgaatataaccacaaaGAAATTCACAGCACTGAAATAGAAAAATGGAACAGGTACAGACATACCTGAGATGAAGATCATCGGAAGCCACAAGAGGAAGATCATTGGGAGGAGGATGAGGAGGAACCCCATCGGGAGCCGTAAGAGGACtgtcgtcgggaggaggaggacGAATGTCGTGGGGAGGAGGAGGAACACCGACGGGAGCCACAAGAGGAAAGCCGTTGGGAGGACGAGTAACGTCGTCGGGAGCCGCAAGAGAAACACTAACAGGAGCAGCAAGAAGAACGCCGTTcggagccacaagagaaacaccttcgagagcagcaagaggaacaccatcgggagccacaagagaaacaccttcaAGAGCCGCAAGAGGAACACCGTCGGGAATGCCTCCCAACCCTAGCATTTCATACGCCAAGCGAGATGGTCCACTCAAAAGAATGGAGAGTTTTGGATCATCCTTGCGCATCCGACGCCATTTTTgctatacatatcaaaatggaaaataaaaacacaaaacagtgacaaaactgatcgcagtaaaagcaaaaattaaactctaataaaataaataaagttatggcgataaaaaatcattacccgtagcacctctgttttggtatccgtgtggaaatcggaaatcctcgtcaacgatgattcttgtccatttcttgctatggctgttatggcgataaacgccatgtttcagatcgagttcgagttgcggagtaaacacaaatggtgcggcgcgttgttgacgttgagccatttgggttcttgaaagtcaaagaggtttagatttccataggttcaacatcaaaatcaaacaaatgaatataaCTACAAAGAAATTCACAACACTGAAATAGCAAAATGGAAAAGGTATAGACATACCTGAGATGAAGATCATCGGAAGCCACAAGAGGAAGATCAttgggaggaggaggaggaggaacccCATCGGGAGCCGTAAGAGGACTGCCGTCGGGAGGAGGAGGACGAATGTTGTCGGAGGAGGAGGAACACCGACGGAGCCACATGAGGAAAGCCGTTTGTAGGAGGAGTAACATTGTCGGGAGCCGCAAGAGAAACACTGACAGGAGCAGCAAGAAgaacgccgtcgggagccacaagagaaacaccttcgagagcagcaagaggaacaccatcgggagccacaagagaaacaccttcgagagccGCAAGAGGAACACCGCCGGAGTGCCTCCCAACCCTAGCATTTCATCATCCCCAAGCGAGATGGTCCACTCAACAGAATGGAGAGTTTTGGATCATCCTTGTGCATCCGACGCCATTTTTGCTGCTAacatatcaaaatggaaaataaaaacacaaaacagtgacaaaactgatctcagtaaaagcaaaaattaaactctaataaaagaaataaatttATGGCGATAAAAAATATTTACCCGTAGCACCTCTGTTTTGGTATCCGGTGGAAATCGGAAATCCTCGTCAGCGAAGATTCTTGTCCATTTCTTGCTATGGTCGTTATGGCGATAAACGCCATCTTTCAGATCGAGTTCGAGTTGCGGAGTAAACACAAATGGTGCGGCGCGTTGTTGACTTTCAGCCATTAGGGTTCTTGAAAGTCAAAGAGTTTTAGATTTCCataggttcaacatcaaaatcaaacaaatgaatataaccacaaagaaattcacaacactgaaatagcaaaatggaaaaggtatagacatacctgagatgaagatcatcggaagccacaagaggaagatcattgggaggaggaggaggaggaacccCGTCGGGAGCCGTAAGAGGATTGCCGTCGGGAGGAGGAGGACGAAtgtcgtcgggaggaggaggaacACCGACGAGAGCCACAAGAGGAAAGTCGTTGGGAGGAGGAGTAACGCCGTTGGGAACCGCAAGATAAACACTGACAGGAGCAGCAAGTGGAACGCCGACGGGAGACACAAGAGAACACCTTCAAGAGAAGCAAGAGGAACACTGTCAGGAGCCACAAGAGTAACACCTTCGGGATCCGCAAGAGGAACACCGTCGGGAGTACCTCCCAACCCCAGCATTTCATACGCCAAGCGAGATGGTCCACTCAAAAGAATGGAGAGTTTTGGATCATCCTTGCGCATCCGACGCCATATTTTctatacatatcaaaatggaaaataaaaacacaaaacagtgacaaaactgatctcagtaaaagcaaaaattaaagtctaataaaagaaataaagttatggCGATAAAAAATCATTACCCGTAGCACCTCTATTTTGGTATCCGGTGGAAATCGGAAATCCTCGTCAGTGATGATTCTTGTCCATTTCTTGCTATGGCTGTTATGACGATAAACGCCATCTTTCAGATCGAGTTCGAGTTGCGGAGTAAACACAAATGGTGCGGCGCGTTGTTGACGTTGAGCCATTAGGGTTCTTGAAAGTCAAAGAGGTTTAGATTTCCataggttcaacatcaaaatcaaacaaatgaatataaccacaaaGAAATTCACAGCACTGAAATAGAAAAATGGAACAGGTACAGACATACCTGAGATGAAGATCATCGGAAGCCAAGAGAGGAAGATCATTGGGAGGAGGATGAGGAGGAACCCCATCGGGAGCCGTAAGAGGACtgtcgtcgggaggaggaggacGAATGTCGTGGGGAGGAGGAGGAACACCGACGGGAGCCACAAGAGGAAAGCCGTTGGGAGGACGAGTAACGTCGTCGGGAGCCGCAAGAGAAACACTAACAGGAGCAGCAAGAAGAACGCCGTTcggagccacaagagaaacaccttcgagagcagcaagaggaacaccatcgggagccacaagagaaacaccttcaAGAGCCGCAAGAGGAACACCGTCGGGAATGCCTCCCAACCCTAGCATTTCATACGCCAAGCGAGATGGTCCACTCAAAAGAATGGAGAGTTTTGGATCATCCTTGCGCATCCGACGCCATTTTTgctatacatatcaaaatggaaaataaaaacacaaaacagtgacaaaactgatcgcagtaaaagcaaaaattaaactctaataaaataaataaagttatggcgataaaaaatcattacccgtagcacctctgttttggtatccagtggaaatcggaaatcctcgtcaacgatgattcttgtccatttcttgctatggctgttatggcgataaacgccatgtttcagatcgagttcgagttgcggagtaaacacaaatggtgcggcgcgttgttgacgttgagccatttgggttcttgaaagtcaaagaggtttagatttccataggttcaacatcaaaatcaaacaaatgaatataaCTACAAAGAAATTCACAACACTGAAATAGCAAAATGGAAAAGGTATAGACATACCTGAGATGAAGATCATCGGAAGCCACAAGAGGAAGATCAttgggaggaggaggaggaggaacccCATCGGGAGCCGTAAGAGGACTGCCGTCGGGAGGAGGAGGACGAATGTTGTCGGGAGGAGGAGGAACACCGACGAGAGCCACATGAGGAAAGCCGTTTGTAGGAGGAGTAACATTGTCGGGAGCCGCAAGAGAAACACTGACAGGAGCAGCAAGAAgaacgccgtcgggagccacaagagaaacaccttcgagagcagcaagaggaacaccatcgggagccacaagagaaacaccttcgagagccgcaagaggaacaccgccggga containing:
- the LOC127078736 gene encoding uncharacterized protein LOC127078736; this encodes MLLLLQTAFLMWLRRCSSSSDNIRPPPPDGSPLTAPDGVPPPPPPNDLPLVASDDLHLSYIHLFDFDQKWRRMRKDDPKLSILLSGPSRLAYEMLGLGGIPDGVPLAALEGVSLVAPNGVLLAAPVSVSLAAPDDVTRPPNGFPLVAPVGVPPPPHDIRPPPPDDSPLTAPDGVPPHPPPNDLPLVASDDLHLRCSLVSPVGVPLAAPVSVYLAVPNGVTPPPNDFPLVALQKWRRMHKDDPKLSILLSGPSRLADEMLGLGGTPAGVPLAALEVFLLRLPTMLLLLQTAFLMWLVGVPPPPDNIRPPPPDGSPLTAPDGVPPPPPPNDLPLVASDDLHLSYIHLFDFDVEPMEI